In a genomic window of Pseudoliparis swirei isolate HS2019 ecotype Mariana Trench unplaced genomic scaffold, NWPU_hadal_v1 hadal_33, whole genome shotgun sequence:
- the LOC130191305 gene encoding oocyte zinc finger protein XlCOF7.1-like, which translates to FKKHILTHTGEKPFRCSVCKTSFAQSGHLKRHMLTHTGEKPFSCSVCKTSFAQSGHLKSHILTHTGEKSFRCSVCKTSFTESSHLKRHMLTHTGEKPFSCSVCKTSFARSGHLKSHMLTHTGEKPFSCSVCKRSFAQSIYLKKHMLTHTGEKPFSCSVCKRFFTLSSHLKRHMLTHTGEKPFSCSVCKRCFTLSSHLKSHMLTHTGEKPFSCSVCKTSFAQSGHLKSHMLTHTGEKPFSCSVCKRSFAQSIYLKKHMLTHTGEKPFSCSVCKRSFTERGTLKSHMLTHTGEKPFSCSVCKRSFTERGTLKSHMLTHTGEKPFTCSICKRSFTERGTLKSHMLTHTGEKPFSCSVCKTSFAHRITLKSHMFTHTGEKPFSCSVCKRFFTLSSHLKRHMLTHTGEKPFSCSVCKICFTLSSHLKSHMLTHTGEKPFSCSVCKTSFARSGHLKSHMLTHTKENSF; encoded by the coding sequence tttaagaaacacatattaactcacacaggagagaaacctttcaggtgctcagtctgtaaaacatcttttgcacagagtggtcatttaaagagacacatgttaactcacacaggagagaaacctttcagctgctcagtctgtaaaacatcttttgcacagagtggtcatttaaagagtcacatattaactcacacaggagagaaatctTTCAggtgctcagtctgtaaaacgtCTTTTACAGagagcagtcatttaaagagacacatgttaactcacacaggagagaaacctttcagctgctcagtctgtaaaacatcttttgcacggagtggtcatttaaagagtcacatgttaactcacacaggagagaaacctttcagctgctcggtctgtaaaagatcttttgcacagagcatttatttaaagaaacacatgttaactcacacaggagagaaacctttcagctgctcagtctgtaaaagattttttacactgagcagtcatttaaagagacacatgttaactcacacaggagagaaacctttcagctgctcagtctgtaaaagatgttttacactgagcagtcatttaaagagtcacatgttaactcacacaggagagaaacctttcagctgctcagtctgtaaaacatcttttgcacagagtggtcatttaaagagtcacatgttaactcacacaggagagaaacctttcagctgctcggtctgtaaaagatcttttgcacagagcatttatttaaagaaacacatgttaactcacacaggagagaaacctttcagctgctcagtctgtaaaagatcttttacagagagaggaactttaaagagtcacatgttaactcacacaggagagaaacctttcagctgctcagtctgtaaaagatcttttacagagagaggaactttaaagagtcacatgttaactcacacaggagagaaaccgttcacCTGCTCcatctgtaaaagatcttttacagagagaggaactttaaagagtcacatgttaactcacacaggagagaaacctttcagctgctcagtctgtaaaacatcttttgcacacaggataactttaaagagtcacatgttcactcacacaggagagaaacctttcagctgctcagtctgtaaaagattttttacactgagcagtcatttaaagagacacatgttaactcacacaggagagaaacctttcagctgctcagtctgtaaaatatgttttacactgagcagtcatttaaagagtcacatgttaactcacacaggagagaaacctttcagctgctcagtctgtaaaacatcttttgcacggagtggtcatttaaagagtcacatgttaactcacacaaaaGAGAACTCGTTTTAG
- the LOC130191300 gene encoding ras-related GTP-binding protein D-like, protein MERVPAVTTVRNVCVLGFSDPLNREVKPCILLMGLRRSGKSSIQKVVFHKMSPNETLFLESTNKICREDVSSSSFVSFQIWDFPGQIDFFDPTFDYEMIFRGTGALIFVIDSQTWQP, encoded by the exons ATGGAGCGGGTCCCTGCTGTGACCACCGTCAGGAATGTgtgtg TGTTGGGCTTCAGCGACCCTCTGAACAGAGAGGTCAAACCTTGCATCCTGCTGATGGGCCTGAGGAGGAGTGGGAAGTCCTCCATCCAGAAGGTGGTTTTCCATAAAATGTCGCCCAACGAGACCCTGTTCCTGGAGAGCACCAACAAGATCTGCAGAGAGGACGTGTCCAGCAGCTCCTTCGTCAGCTTCCAGATCTGGGACTTCCCCGGCCAGATCGACTTCTTCGACCCCACCTTCGACTACGAGATGATCTTCAGGGGCACCGGAGCGCTGATCTTCGTCATCGACTCTCAG